GATCGGCAGATATTCTTGCTGCTTATGGTCCATGAACCATGAATAAGTTTCCCACATATTGAAGGTGTCATTTGTGTCACTGTGTGGGCATGCTCTTATTTATATGGAAATGTGTGACCCTGCTAAGTGTGTGAGTCTCAGAGTCGCCTTATGTCTAACCTCTCCTGTGTTTGTAAATGCAGGTGTTATCTACTACATGACTACATAGTTCAAATCCATCTTCATTTGTAATCTGTTACACAAGTTTATCAGTGCAGTCTCTAGCCTCTTTCTAATTGACCTCCAGTATTAAGTCTGTGGGGAAAAAGACATGTGATTGAAGGAGTGGCATGTTCTCTTTAATGTGGTTTTCTTTCAGCTCTGTCAGTCCTTAGTGGTGTCCACTATGATGgctgtaaatggaaaataatatttttctaaACATTCTGACACATATTGCAAGTCCATGACTTTTGCAAGTGACATTTCATATTGTGTATAAAAACTGGTTATATACTCTGTATAatttttaggttttttttctaaatgtctCTTCACCTGTGTCCCTACCTGCCTTGGTTTCAATTACATTTTGCAGGAAGAGACTGATGCAATAATCGAATTATAACTATAGGTAATTAAGTTAATATCTCATGTGGCTGTAACCGACGTCTTCTCAGAAATCGAGACTAATGCCATAGTGTGGACAAGAAGGACGTGTGATGACCCACCTCccatgtttgtctttgtctcttacacatacaaacagagagagagagagagagagagaaagatagattGCCCCACATCATTGTTGCTATAACTACCCTCTGGTACGGCAGTCGGTGATGAAGCCCTCTGCAGGCGACAGACCACGGATCCACTACTGATGCGCTTCGCggttttttttctcaaatagATCTACACTGAAGAAGGAGATGAGGTCCAGTGCAAGAAAAACTGCAAACGGAGTCTAAAACTATCCTTATCTGCCGTCTAGATCTTAAACTTCACAAGAAAGCATTTTACAGGTAAATTGCTTTTATATCCCCGTagaaaagtattattattataattattattattattatgtagctGGAGGACTAATTCCTATCCATATTGTTGCTCTAGTCGGCTTTTGTCAGAGACTTTTTAAATTGCATCAACTTTTTAATAGTAGCCTTACGGACAAAGAGAGAACGCTTTGTTACACGAACTTCATTTTTATGATTCAGAAGTTGCAAAAACGATGCACAAAACAGCcatgtgtgtttgcttgcaTGAAGCTAAAAAGCTGTTGTGGATGAACTGGACAACCCGAAGGCAGTGAGACGCCGACATTAATGTCATTTTTAGTCTAAATTAAATTGGACTTCAGTGCAGGTTAATTTGATGAAAAAACATGATACCGGAGATGAACTTAGAAAATATCACGGATACTCCCTGATTTTAATCGATGTTATTCAATTAAGAAACAGGgtagaacataaaaaatatataaccgCATTCATACGCTGTAACCACAATGCTGATTTGCTTCGGGAGTCTCTCTTCAGCCTTGTCTTTCAACCTTTCTCATTCACATTCCTACTTATGCAGTAGATGATTGTTTCTTAATTGGGGATTTGCATGCATCTGCATTCATCTTAATGACAGGACGGTTAATGAGTAGTGAAGTAAATCCTCACCTGTGCTCATAAAACACACTGGGCCCACTGGGACATATCAGGGCTGTCAGTCAGCCACCTTTAGGCATATCAACCAAATCTAGGCCACTGTTGGTCTGGAGGTTGAAGCATTTAGTGTATGCAATCTGTGCAGGGGAATAGATAGACAGTATAGTTTTGAGTCTATTAAGGACTGTGAGAAAGACTTTGAAGAGGATGGTCTTTTAATCTAGTTCAAGGAGAGTGTATTTTGATTTCTGTCTTGGAACAAGGACATCATTCTATACTTTGTCTGAAATTGTTCTAAAACACCTGATTGGATTGTCTGAACAAACTGAAACTGCCTCATTTACACAGCCACATACAgtagattattttaaaaaatcagacAGGTGCGCAGATTAGGCTGAGTGTCTCTAAAATAGCTTAACACACTTAATGCATGTAATGTTTTCTCCGGTGGTTTGCAGTCTAGCCagattgcttttttaaaaatgtttgcctCCTAGCTGCATGATTTGTGAGAAGATGCTAACACCCAGACTACTGCTGGGTTATTTTTGCCGGCTCTGTCACTTATTGACATTGTGGGACACATGCAGGCAGGATTGATGTTCTTGCCCTTAATAGTGTAGCAGGCAGTAGTTGAGCTATCGATCTGACCCCCTTTCTAACCTCCATCCCCacaatgcccccccccccccccccccccccccccNNNNNNNNNNNNNNNNNNNNcacacacacacacacattatgatTAAGGGTCCATGGCATCATGGGAAAATAAATAGAGGGATAAATGTGATTCACATCTATTGATGAGTGTAGCGTTGTGCTTTTCTTCTGATCTTTAATTCAAGCCACACGATGGAATCGGCAGGGAATCGGTGGGGGGCTTTGGATAATCATCTGTAATGATTTATGAGTTGATTCAGGAGTTGTTTCAACTTTTATTACATCTCTTAAACTTTCATTATTGCTGTAAATAGCAAATGTTATGTTACACAAAAAGTGTTGTGCTCTTGCACTTTTGCATTACAGTGTCTCTTCATGCAGTTGTTATCAGATAAACCGGGTTAAGCTCATTTCATTGTCAATCTCTTTACCCAGTGACCTTTTTCTTGTCCTCCCCCTAAACTTATAATCTCCCCTGTCAGCCGTCCTTTTGATTGCATGTGTTTGACTGGTTTGTAAAGAGAGACAAACCGAGGGAGAGTAGTTTTTTTCCCAGACTGACCCTTTTTTCCCTCAATCCGTCAGATTCTCCCGGTGCGACCGTGTGTGTATCTGACTGGTGTGTCAGGAGGCTATGGTGAGGCGATGTGCACAGGCTGGTGTGAGGAGAGATGTACCAGCAGCAGTGGAGGAAGACAGGGAGGTAAAGGAGTGCATCTTCATTCATGGCTGCGCATCTCGCTCTTGTTCTCGGCCCTGTGGGGCCAAGCGTCCCCCCAGTGCCCGGACAGCTGCCACTGCGCCTGGGACACGGGCACGGTGCTGTGCTCAGATGCCGGGCTGCGGGAGATTCCAGAGGGGATCCCACCGGAAACAGTCTCTCTTCACCTGGAACGTAACTACATCCGCAACATCCCAGAGAGTGCCTTCAGCGACCTGGTCCACCTACGGGACCTGTACCTGTCCCACAACCGCATCGACTCGCTCGCCTCGGGGGCCCTGCGGCATCTGGGCCCCGAGCTGCGCCTGCTGGACCTCTCACACAACCAGCTGAGGCAGGCCAGCAGGGAGGAGTTTGGCTCCACTCGTGCCAAGACACGTCTCTACCACAACCCTTGGCACTGTGACTGTGCCCTTCAGGAGCTGATGGAGACCCTGAACCTGGAGCCTGAGACTGTGAATGGGATTGTTTGTGAGAGCTCTGTCCGGGGGGTGGGCGAGGGGAGCAGGTGGGAGGACCCGGGGGCGCAGGGCGAGCACGCCGGTCAACCACTGGTCAAGCTGTTGGATTCTGGGGTGAATTTCTGCAGCCTGCAGAGGAAAACCACTGATGTAGCCATGCTGGTGACAATGTTCGTATGGTTCTTTATGGTCATTGTGTATGTAGTCTACTATGTGAGGCAGAATCAGGCCGAGGCCCGGAGGCATTTGGAGTACCTGAAGAGTTTGCCCAGCCCACGCAAGAAccccacagagacagacactcTAAGCACTGGTTTCTGAACTCCTGCTCAGCTGTAATTGAAATAGAATAATAATCCAGTCCTATTTTTATGGAGAGCGCCTGATAAACCTCAAAATGCTGTGTGGAGTTATTGTAAGCCGCGTGTAGAAGATGCTGCTACAGAGGAAATGAACCTTTTACAGCTGTGCTATGTGATTGCAACGTTTCTTTATATTTGTTACTGCTGAGCTCCCcatgttctttctttatttctttaccTATTGCATTTTCCTCAATTTAATGAATAACGAGAAGTGAGTATTTGTTTCCTCCTCCTACCATGTGCTGTGAAAGAAAATAGTGGAAATAGAACAAGAGAGTGCAGTGGAAGATGAAAGGATGAAATAAGAAAAGACAGAACGTTCTTTGAACTTTATAACCTTCTATTTCCCTCTGtagtctctcttcttcttcattttcctttcttctccCACGATGCAGCACGCTGTGATCTTTCATTAAGCTCTAATTTGGACTCTTTGACCAACTGACCCTTTCTAAACACTTGAAAGGCACTAATCAGCAGGAGTGTTTATCAGGTCGCAAAGGAGAGTGTGCAAACTCAAATGACTGTCCTTATCTAATGGctttttcttcatttgtgtgtgtatatgtgcacaTGTGGTGTTTATGTGCATTGTTACTGCCATTTTTACTTTGATAACACTGATTTTGCATGGATGCTATCCAAGCCTTCCCCAATACACAGCCACAGCCACTTGACTAATACTAAGCCAGTTGTTTCGGTGCCAGTGGAGAACTGCTGATCTAAATTTACTCTCAGGAAGCCATTAGAGCTGGAGGTGAACTATTTCGTCTCCAAGCTGCAGCAATCAGCTCTGAAATATCTGGACAGCTTAGTGTACTGTCACTGATTGGTACAGAGAAATTTCAGCCAGATTTAGAAGCGGATCATTGTTAGATTAGCATAGCCATTTATCCTGAGAGTAGCTGTTAGTTTAGGTTTAATTAATCTCTTGAGTCCTGCTTTTCGGTCCTCTATGCACTGATTGCTATGTACACATCAAACGGTCTCCCATTTTCCACATAGGCTGTGTCATAATTGATTTTTGTTCAAGCCACTGTAAAAATAAGCAAAACACTCTTATTCCACAAAATGGAATAATTTTCTCAGTTAGCACATTTAACGCTTGTAATGTTAAGATTAATGCCATTCATAACATGTATACTGTAGGTGCACTGAATATCTAGCTCTATGGAACAATTCTGATTGGATTAAGGGCCACATTTTTGAATTTTGCTTGAGTTCATTGAAA
Above is a genomic segment from Micropterus dolomieu isolate WLL.071019.BEF.003 ecotype Adirondacks linkage group LG18, ASM2129224v1, whole genome shotgun sequence containing:
- the LOC123956411 gene encoding leucine-rich repeat-containing protein 3-like; translation: MCTGWCEERCTSSSGGRQGGKGVHLHSWLRISLLFSALWGQASPQCPDSCHCAWDTGTVLCSDAGLREIPEGIPPETVSLHLERNYIRNIPESAFSDLVHLRDLYLSHNRIDSLASGALRHLGPELRLLDLSHNQLRQASREEFGSTRAKTRLYHNPWHCDCALQELMETLNLEPETVNGIVCESSVRGVGEGSRWEDPGAQGEHAGQPLVKLLDSGVNFCSLQRKTTDVAMLVTMFVWFFMVIVYVVYYVRQNQAEARRHLEYLKSLPSPRKNPTETDTLSTGF